GAGCTTGGAGTCGAAATTGTCTCCCCGGCTATGGGCAAAACTCCGGCGGGTTTCAGTTTGACCGAATTCTCGTTTTCGGATGCAGACGAGATGATTGCCTGCCCTGAAGGCCAGAAGCCTAAAAAGATCAAGAACGGTAAGAATGATGGCAAGATTGTTCACTTCGATAAGGTCACCTGTGAAGGTTGCCCGAGGCAATCCGACTGTCCTGTAAAAATTTTAAAGAACAGTGCAACCATTAAGTATGACGACAAAGTTTTACGTCTGGCCAGACGAAGAGTGGTGGAAAAAACGGAGGGTTTTCGAGATGTCTACCGATTTCGTTCCGGCGTCGAGGCAACCATGTCCGACCTTGACCGCATGACTGGAATAAAACATCTGCGGATCAGGGGAATGACAAGGGTCAGGGTTGCAGCGGTACTCAAAGTGACAGGATTAAACATCCTGAGGGCAACTGCGTTCAGAAATCGCCTCAAAAGGGTAAAAAGGCGAGGTGAGGGGGCAAACACCCTTAAATTTGCCCTTCATAAGATTGTCAAAGAGCGCATTTTGCATCTACCAGACTCGATTCATCAATTTGTAAGGATATTTTTGTCCCGGAACAATCTTTTCAACTTTTCCTCACAAAATATGGCTTGAGACTTTTTGCGAGTGCATCATAGATATCTATCTTCTTTTTACCTGCGGGACAGACGGTATCCCGAACCACATTAGCGTCCAAAGTAAGTACTGGCATGGTAGTCCTCCATGTATTTAGATGGTTGCATATTCTTACCCGCTGTACGCCGGATACGGGAGATGGCAGCCCTGTCAAAGAACCTCCCCTGCTGACTCTGCAAACCACGGGCATTCAGTTCTCTGGCTATGGCAGCTCCACTCGTAAAGCCCTCAGATTCCAGCTGAGCGATGATAGGAAGGATCCTCTGATTCCACTCCCCTATCTTGGCTCTTCTGCATCTTCTGGCAGCACCCGTATCCCGATTACGCACCTCGGCCAGCTCCGGATTACCCAGCTGCACTCCCCGCTGTTTTGCGGCACCCAGTGCTGCCTTAGTACGGGCAGAAATCATTTTGGCTTCATGCTGGGCTACAGCAGCCAGGAGGTGTACCGTAAGAGGATCCACATCCGGTAGATCACACAAACGAAACCGTACTCCCATCTTCTGCAGCCCCGTAATGATGTGTAGATCTCTGGCCAGCCTATCCAGCTTGGCTACCAGAACAGTAGCTCCACTCAACAGGGCATGACTGACAGCAGCCTGGAACTGAGGTCTTTCACTGCTGGTACCGGACTCCACTTCCACGAACTCTGCTATCACCTGGCCTCCATAGTATTGTAAGAAATCCTTTACGGCCTGCTGCTGGGCTTCCATACCCAGTCCACTCCGGGATTGTTTGGCTGTAGATACCCTGTAGTAAGTTACATAGCGCATCGGCATTACCTCCCTGCTGTTTGCCAGCGTTACACTCTGCTAAAGGTTCGTTTAGCTGAGCTTAACGCTGTCTGGTTTATCGTCTGGCTGGCTTGTCAGGAGAAGGCTCTCTCCATCCAGGCCAGCAGCCAAGAGACGGATTCGTCTGCTTATATAGATAATATCTATCTCAAAACTCAGTAGATACGGGGAGGCAGCAGTCTTACCAGAGCCTTTACAAAGGGGAGCATTCAGGCAGTCTTCTCCAGTAAAATTTTTATTCGGTCAAAACCCACTGTTCAGTCAGCTCAGCAGCTGGTTCCACCTGTGGTGCCGGGATGGTTCCGGTGGTTCCAGTAATTTTTATCTGACAACGAGTTTTACCCCCCCCTTCGGCAAGTTGCCTCCCTACAAGTTTGAACATCTGCAGAGAAATCTGTCTTGCAAAGAGTACTGTTCTAAAGAAGGGGAAAAGAAAGTATGCATCAGGGTGCATCACAAGTTCACATTCAATAGACACTATGCTTAAGCGTCCTCACTCTCAGCTCTCCTCCTACTGCCACCCAGGCAAAAGCGTTTCAAAATGCCTTTCAAGTATATATTATTTCTATGAATATATATTTTTGCAGCAGTCTCTCCCTCTGACGGGGGAAAGGGGGAAGAAGGGCTAACGATGGGAAGACAGTCTGGCTGACAGAGAGGGAGCCAAAGCACAAACAGAGATAAAACGGTATTCCCAAGGAATAAAAGATAACAACCCTAAAGAAAAGACCCGGCCCTATACCAGTAAGATGGTATAGGGCCGGGTTCGTTACAGGAGGCTACATGGACATAAAAAAGCAGGGATATCCTCTCCCCATCTCTAAAGAGCTTATAGAGATACTGACCAAAGAAATACGGGTATCAGGGAACACCGATAACAAGGCAGTCATCCTGAATTTCAGAGATACAGGGTATGCTCCCGATACAGGAGGCTTTCACCCTGTAGAGATCATGGTGGCTGAAGATGGCAGCATTCAATACATTACAGACTTTACCTATGTGGGCTACCCGCCTGAACTGGCAAAGGAGCTGGATTTTGATTTCTCTCTGGGTATCTTTCAGCATATGGGTAAAGAATTTCCCATAGGCTACAACCACTCCCTGTTTTGTCTCTGGCAGGTAAACTTCTGTTCCTATTACGACATGGGAGTTTATACGGTAAAGGTAGAAGCTCTATCCTGAAAAAAGCTGTTCTCCCCTCCCCTCCTCTTTCAAAGCTGCTCTCCCACTTTCAAAGCTTCTTCACAGCTACCAGAGTATTTTTTCTAAAGGAAGTTCTCCCACAGACCATCTTAAAGCAGGAGGTATCCCCATGATGAATGTACATCAGGAAGTGCATAGGAATCGGGTAAAGTATGAAAAGGCTTACTCGGAAGAAAAGTTTGAAAAGAAGATACAGGAGCTGCCAGCCTCTGCAGGATGCCAGGTTCTAAAGACGGCTGTTACGCTCTATGTGATCCTGACAGAGGGTAAGGTTCCCTTATGGGCCAAAACCAGCATCATTCTGGCTTTAGGCTACTTCATCAGTCCCATAGACCTTATACCGGATATCATCTTCCCCATAGGCTATCTCGATGATCTGGCTGTGATGACGGCTGTACTGGC
This DNA window, taken from Desulfobotulus mexicanus, encodes the following:
- a CDS encoding transposase — protein: ELGVEIVSPAMGKTPAGFSLTEFSFSDADEMIACPEGQKPKKIKNGKNDGKIVHFDKVTCEGCPRQSDCPVKILKNSATIKYDDKVLRLARRRVVEKTEGFRDVYRFRSGVEATMSDLDRMTGIKHLRIRGMTRVRVAAVLKVTGLNILRATAFRNRLKRVKRRGEGANTLKFALHKIVKERILHLPDSIHQFVRIFLSRNNLFNFSSQNMA
- a CDS encoding recombinase family protein, with protein sequence MRYVTYYRVSTAKQSRSGLGMEAQQQAVKDFLQYYGGQVIAEFVEVESGTSSERPQFQAAVSHALLSGATVLVAKLDRLARDLHIITGLQKMGVRFRLCDLPDVDPLTVHLLAAVAQHEAKMISARTKAALGAAKQRGVQLGNPELAEVRNRDTGAARRCRRAKIGEWNQRILPIIAQLESEGFTSGAAIARELNARGLQSQQGRFFDRAAISRIRRTAGKNMQPSKYMEDYHASTYFGR
- a CDS encoding YkvA family protein, with product MMNVHQEVHRNRVKYEKAYSEEKFEKKIQELPASAGCQVLKTAVTLYVILTEGKVPLWAKTSIILALGYFISPIDLIPDIIFPIGYLDDLAVMTAVLAKLHSFRDNRTVQEKVELLLPALCLGKAEIAKQ
- a CDS encoding DUF2787 family protein → MDIKKQGYPLPISKELIEILTKEIRVSGNTDNKAVILNFRDTGYAPDTGGFHPVEIMVAEDGSIQYITDFTYVGYPPELAKELDFDFSLGIFQHMGKEFPIGYNHSLFCLWQVNFCSYYDMGVYTVKVEALS